One window from the genome of Carnobacteriaceae bacterium zg-84 encodes:
- a CDS encoding peptidylprolyl isomerase: MTNYPQLETQTQNEIQVLMKTTKGDIVLRLFPDVAPKTVANFVGLAKQGYYNGVIFHRVISDFMIQGGDPTGTGMGGESIYGEKFEDEFSLDAFNFNGALSMANAGPNTNGSQFFIVTAKHVPAHMLSQLEKGGWPKEAIEEYAKNGGAPWLDQRHTVFGQVKSGMDVVYAIEQAKTGAQDRPLEDIAILSIEEL, translated from the coding sequence ATGACAAATTATCCACAATTAGAAACACAAACACAAAATGAAATACAAGTGTTGATGAAAACAACCAAAGGAGATATTGTTTTACGCTTATTTCCAGATGTTGCGCCAAAAACAGTAGCGAACTTTGTAGGTTTAGCAAAACAAGGTTATTATAATGGTGTTATTTTCCATCGAGTTATTTCAGACTTTATGATTCAAGGAGGAGATCCTACTGGAACAGGTATGGGTGGTGAATCGATTTATGGAGAAAAATTTGAGGATGAGTTTTCTTTAGACGCATTTAATTTTAATGGAGCATTATCTATGGCAAATGCTGGACCAAATACTAATGGGAGTCAATTTTTTATTGTTACAGCTAAACATGTGCCGGCACATATGTTATCACAATTAGAAAAAGGAGGTTGGCCAAAAGAAGCGATTGAAGAATACGCTAAAAATGGTGGGGCACCTTGGTTAGATCAAAGACATACTGTTTTTGGGCAAGTGAAAAGTGGCATGGATGTTGTGTATGCTATTGAACAAGCAAAAACAGGCGCTCAAGATAGACCGTTAGAAGATATTGCCATTTTATCTATTGAAGAATTATAA
- the whiA gene encoding DNA-binding protein WhiA has translation MSYAAQVKKELTSLEVHKEHAKAELAALIQMNGAVSLYQQKFILNVQTENAAIARRMYTLLKDHYDVESELLVRRKMKLKKNNIYIVRLKTGTKEILTDLGIMDGLFFQTRVPKNIKNNEQKVKSYLRGAFLAGGSVNNPEKSSYHLEIYSNYEDHSQDICDMINRFYMNGRIIERRNGYIAYIKEAEKIADFLVLIGALNSMMKFEDIRIIRDMRNSVNRIVNCENANLSKVINASSKQIEAINYIAEKVGLDELPPKLKEVAELRLSYPESSLMEIGEMIVGETVSKSGINHRLRKIVAFADKLKKEGV, from the coding sequence ATGTCTTATGCGGCTCAAGTGAAAAAAGAATTAACGTCTTTAGAAGTTCATAAGGAACATGCCAAAGCGGAACTTGCAGCGCTTATCCAAATGAATGGGGCAGTCAGTTTGTATCAGCAAAAGTTTATTTTAAATGTGCAAACAGAAAATGCAGCTATTGCTAGACGTATGTATACGTTATTGAAAGATCATTATGATGTTGAAAGTGAATTACTTGTTCGTCGTAAAATGAAGTTAAAGAAAAATAATATTTATATTGTACGTTTAAAAACAGGCACAAAAGAAATTTTAACAGATTTAGGTATTATGGACGGTTTGTTTTTCCAAACAAGAGTACCTAAAAATATTAAAAATAATGAGCAAAAAGTAAAGTCATATTTACGAGGGGCGTTTTTAGCAGGAGGTTCTGTTAATAATCCTGAAAAGAGTAGTTATCACCTTGAAATTTATTCAAACTATGAAGACCATAGTCAAGATATTTGTGATATGATAAATCGCTTTTATATGAATGGTCGTATTATTGAACGACGCAATGGGTATATTGCCTATATTAAAGAGGCTGAGAAAATTGCAGATTTTCTTGTGCTTATCGGTGCATTAAATAGTATGATGAAATTTGAGGATATTCGTATTATTCGAGATATGAGAAATTCGGTTAATCGGATTGTGAATTGTGAAAATGCCAATTTAAGTAAAGTTATCAATGCCTCAAGTAAACAAATTGAAGCGATCAATTACATTGCAGAAAAAGTAGGTCTGGACGAATTGCCACCAAAATTAAAAGAAGTGGCAGAGCTAAGACTTTCTTATCCAGAATCTAGTTTAATGGAAATCGGAGAGATGATTGTTGGAGAAACGGTTTCTAAGTCAGGAATAAATCATCGTTTACGAAAAATTGTTGCATTTGCAGATAAACTAAAAAAAGAAGGTGTTTAA
- the manX gene encoding PTS mannose transporter subunit IIAB, translating to MVGIIIASHGEFALGIKQSASMIFGEQEQVEAVAFMPSEGPEDLQRKLREAMAKFDTEEVLFLVDLWGGSPFNQANILFEESPETRAIVAGLNLPMLMESYASRFTMTKAHDIAKAILPTAQEAVKVKPEELQPVVEQQPVAQKEERLGAIPEGTVLGDGHIKFVLARVDTRLLHGQVATTWTKTTNPDRIIVVSDKVSQDELRKKLIEQAAPPGVKAHVIPLKKLVEVTKDTRFGDTKALLLFENPQDVLAVVEQGVDIKELNIGSMAHSVGKVLISSSLSVDQEDVNTYKKLADLGVKFDVRKVPADKQADLFKLISAKASEGLSL from the coding sequence ATGGTAGGTATTATTATTGCAAGTCATGGAGAATTTGCATTAGGAATAAAACAATCTGCATCAATGATTTTTGGTGAACAAGAACAAGTTGAAGCAGTTGCATTTATGCCGAGTGAGGGACCTGAAGATTTGCAACGAAAACTTCGTGAAGCAATGGCTAAATTTGACACTGAAGAAGTGTTGTTTTTAGTGGATTTATGGGGTGGTAGCCCATTTAATCAAGCAAATATTTTGTTTGAAGAATCCCCAGAAACAAGAGCAATTGTTGCAGGCTTAAATTTACCAATGTTAATGGAAAGCTATGCAAGTCGTTTTACAATGACAAAAGCTCATGATATTGCTAAAGCGATTCTTCCAACAGCTCAAGAAGCTGTAAAAGTAAAACCTGAAGAGCTACAACCAGTTGTTGAACAACAACCAGTAGCACAAAAAGAAGAACGTCTAGGAGCTATTCCTGAAGGGACGGTACTAGGTGATGGACATATTAAATTTGTTCTTGCTCGTGTCGATACGCGTTTATTACACGGACAAGTTGCAACAACATGGACAAAAACAACGAACCCTGATCGTATTATTGTTGTATCTGATAAAGTATCTCAAGATGAGTTACGCAAAAAACTGATTGAACAAGCTGCCCCTCCGGGTGTAAAAGCACATGTTATTCCGTTGAAAAAATTAGTAGAAGTCACAAAAGATACACGTTTTGGTGACACAAAGGCATTATTATTATTTGAAAATCCACAAGATGTGCTAGCAGTTGTTGAACAAGGTGTCGATATTAAAGAATTAAACATTGGGTCAATGGCGCACTCTGTTGGAAAAGTGCTTATTAGCAGTTCGTTATCAGTTGATCAAGAAGATGTTAACACGTATAAAAAATTAGCTGATTTAGGTGTTAAATTTGATGTTAGAAAAGTTCCAGCAGATAAACAAGCAGATTTATTTAAATTGATTTCTGCTAAAGCATCTGAAGGCTTATCATTATAA
- a CDS encoding PTS mannose/fructose/sorbose transporter subunit IIC: protein MEFNVISTILVLVVAFLAGMEGVLDQFQFHQPIIACSLVGLATGHLSECIILGGALQFIAMGWSNIGAAIAPDAAFASVASAIIYVKAGNFDVAGRQVAIASAITLATVGLVLTMVMRTVSVVLVHQADKAAEKGNFRGVTMWHLIALAGQGLRVMIPSGLLLFVPSETVKDVLGSLPAWFTEGMAIGGGFVVAVGYAMVINLMATKEVWPFFFLGFALAPLNELTLIATGIIGLALAIIYLNLSKNGGNSGAGGSQVSGDPLGDILNDY from the coding sequence ATGGAATTTAATGTAATTTCAACAATTTTAGTTCTCGTTGTAGCATTTTTGGCGGGTATGGAAGGTGTTTTAGACCAATTTCAATTTCATCAACCGATTATTGCGTGTTCATTAGTTGGATTAGCAACAGGACATTTAAGTGAGTGTATTATTTTAGGTGGGGCATTACAATTTATTGCAATGGGTTGGTCTAATATTGGTGCTGCTATTGCACCAGACGCAGCGTTTGCTTCTGTTGCTTCAGCGATTATTTATGTAAAAGCAGGTAATTTTGATGTAGCAGGACGCCAAGTAGCGATTGCTTCAGCGATTACATTAGCAACAGTTGGTCTAGTGTTAACAATGGTGATGAGAACTGTTTCTGTTGTACTTGTTCACCAAGCAGATAAAGCTGCAGAAAAAGGTAATTTTAGAGGCGTAACAATGTGGCATTTAATTGCCTTAGCAGGTCAAGGATTACGTGTAATGATACCGTCAGGATTATTACTATTTGTACCTTCTGAAACAGTAAAAGATGTATTAGGTTCACTACCAGCATGGTTTACTGAAGGTATGGCAATCGGTGGAGGATTTGTTGTAGCTGTAGGGTATGCAATGGTTATTAACTTAATGGCAACAAAAGAAGTATGGCCATTCTTCTTCCTAGGATTTGCATTAGCACCATTAAACGAATTGACTTTGATTGCAACAGGTATTATCGGTCTAGCACTAGCTATTATCTACTTGAATTTATCTAAAAATGGTGGGAATAGCGGTGCAGGTGGTTCACAAGTTTCTGGTGATCCTTTAGGCGATATTTTGAATGATTATTAA
- a CDS encoding PTS mannose/fructose/sorbose transporter family subunit IID, which yields MTENKVTLTKKDRRHVMLRSQLLQGSWNYERMQNGGWAYALIPALKKLYTTEEERSAALKRHLEFFNTHPYIAAPILGVTLALEEERANGASIDDSAIQGVKVGMMGPLAGIGDPVFWFTVRPILGAIAASLATGGSIIAPLFFFIVWNVIRVSFLWYTQEFGYKQGSEITKDLSGGLLQTITKGASILGMFVMGILVQRWTSINFPMVVSTVKLSEGAYVEFPKGNITSEQLQQILGEVASGKAISPEKVTTLQDNLNQLIPGFAALLLTFLCMWLLKKKVNPILIIFGLFIVGILGHLVGIF from the coding sequence ATGACAGAAAATAAAGTAACATTAACAAAAAAAGACCGTCGTCATGTTATGCTTCGTTCACAACTTTTACAAGGTTCTTGGAACTATGAACGTATGCAAAATGGTGGTTGGGCATACGCTTTAATTCCTGCTTTGAAAAAATTATATACCACAGAAGAAGAACGTTCAGCAGCGTTAAAACGTCACTTAGAGTTTTTCAATACACATCCATATATTGCAGCACCAATTTTAGGGGTAACATTAGCTTTAGAAGAAGAGCGTGCAAATGGTGCAAGTATTGATGATTCTGCTATTCAAGGGGTTAAAGTCGGTATGATGGGACCTTTAGCAGGTATTGGTGATCCAGTATTCTGGTTTACAGTACGTCCAATTTTAGGTGCGATTGCAGCATCATTGGCAACTGGTGGCTCTATTATTGCCCCATTATTCTTCTTTATCGTATGGAATGTTATTCGTGTATCGTTCTTATGGTATACACAAGAGTTTGGGTATAAACAAGGTTCAGAAATCACAAAAGATTTATCTGGTGGTTTATTACAAACTATTACAAAAGGAGCATCTATTTTAGGGATGTTTGTTATGGGGATTTTAGTACAACGTTGGACGTCTATTAACTTCCCAATGGTAGTATCAACAGTAAAATTATCTGAAGGAGCGTATGTGGAGTTCCCGAAAGGTAACATTACTAGTGAACAATTACAACAAATTTTAGGAGAAGTGGCAAGTGGAAAAGCAATTTCTCCAGAAAAAGTCACAACATTACAAGATAACTTGAATCAGTTAATTCCAGGTTTTGCAGCGTTATTATTAACGTTCTTGTGTATGTGGTTATTGAAGAAAAAAGTAAACCCAATTCTTATCATCTTCGGATTATTTATTGTGGGTATCTTAGGACATTTAGTAGGTATTTTCTAA
- a CDS encoding ISL3 family transposase has product MLVGIIHQHDFVYKSGQKKRNTCMIKSPQLNKEVFLMDYYTKKLLTLTDKSFIADEHWLEEKTINGIPHHFIKGTWTKPCHTCPHCHAKTLIKHGTYQTKTLLPKFRQIKTVLLLKRTRYRCKTCLKTCSSSCSLVDKHCCISKELKQLIALDLTKNISRKHICQDHFVSDVTVQRVLDKYTKQVKPSFHYLPKVLCIDEFKSVTSHLGKMSFICVDGLTHRIIDVLPSRQLDHLITYFKQFSKKARHSVRYLVMDMNANYGKLIQKVFPNAVIVTDRFHIIQHIHRNLNTLRIKEMNTFKKEEKAYKHLKKYWKLLLKDAFDVNDTDYHYHQSFKTYLTHAQVLDRLLDYSPVLKQAYEFVQELRYAYRQRDFDLFMEVIHHIDPSLPEWFRKKFDIFKTYQNGIYQAFTTPYSNGITEAINNHIKVIKRIAYGYRRFSYFRLRILIIQHHSQWQKKNVKKVVNG; this is encoded by the coding sequence GTGTTGGTGGGAATAATCCACCAACACGATTTTGTATATAAAAGTGGACAAAAAAAGAGAAATACCTGTATGATTAAATCACCACAATTAAACAAGGAGGTATTTCTCATGGATTATTATACAAAAAAATTATTAACATTAACAGATAAATCTTTCATAGCTGATGAACATTGGTTAGAAGAAAAAACAATAAATGGTATTCCACACCACTTTATTAAAGGTACTTGGACAAAGCCTTGCCACACCTGTCCACATTGTCATGCTAAAACACTCATCAAACATGGGACATATCAAACGAAAACATTATTACCAAAGTTTAGACAAATCAAAACTGTTTTACTTCTTAAAAGAACCCGTTATCGCTGTAAAACGTGTCTAAAAACCTGTTCTTCTTCGTGTTCTTTAGTCGATAAACATTGTTGTATTTCTAAAGAATTAAAACAACTTATTGCACTTGATTTAACGAAAAATATTTCAAGAAAACATATCTGCCAAGACCACTTTGTATCTGATGTGACCGTACAACGTGTCTTAGATAAATATACAAAACAAGTTAAACCGTCTTTTCATTATCTACCTAAGGTACTATGTATCGACGAATTTAAGTCTGTGACATCTCATTTAGGGAAGATGAGTTTCATCTGTGTAGACGGATTGACACACCGTATTATTGATGTGTTACCTAGTCGCCAATTAGACCATTTAATCACTTATTTTAAACAATTTTCTAAAAAAGCAAGACATAGCGTTCGCTATCTTGTTATGGATATGAATGCCAATTATGGCAAACTTATTCAGAAGGTTTTTCCTAATGCCGTTATTGTCACAGATAGATTTCATATCATACAACATATACATCGGAATTTAAATACACTACGTATAAAAGAAATGAACACCTTTAAAAAAGAAGAAAAGGCTTATAAACACTTAAAGAAATACTGGAAATTATTATTAAAAGATGCCTTTGATGTAAATGATACAGACTATCATTATCACCAATCCTTTAAAACATATCTGACACACGCACAAGTCCTTGATAGATTATTAGACTATAGTCCTGTTTTAAAACAAGCATATGAGTTTGTACAAGAGTTGAGATATGCTTATAGACAGCGAGATTTTGATTTATTTATGGAGGTTATTCATCATATTGACCCGTCATTACCAGAGTGGTTTAGAAAGAAATTTGATATTTTTAAAACCTATCAGAATGGTATTTATCAAGCTTTTACCACACCTTATTCAAACGGTATCACAGAAGCTATCAACAATCATATTAAAGTCATCAAACGGATTGCCTATGGCTACAGACGTTTTTCTTATTTTAGATTGCGTATTTTAATCATACAACACCATTCTCAGTGGCAGAAAAAGAATGTGAAAAAGGTAGTGAATGGTTAA
- a CDS encoding Gfo/Idh/MocA family oxidoreductase codes for MLTLAYIGNGKSTNRYHLPFVRTLKDKFKVKYVYVRHFKSEWEKQPYVTYTTDLDVLLKDTTVNLIVITTPMASHYEYAKLALEHGKHVLVEKPFVKTAREAKELFQLAKEKGLILECYQNRRFDSDFLTVQKVIDSQKLGDIYEIDMHFDYFRPEVSQGTEIFNVEDSFVYTHACHTLDQVISCFGVPTSTHFDVRQLLGEGRMNDYFDIDLYYQNMKVSVKSSYFRIKPRPSFVVYGMKGTFIKDKKDRQEEHLKYFYMPEHDDFGVDTLEDYGVLTYVDDLGCIHEEKIVSEKGHYKYFYEHLHDTIVLGKEKLVKDEETILQIELLEKGVENLW; via the coding sequence ATGTTAACACTTGCGTATATTGGGAATGGGAAAAGTACAAATCGTTATCATCTGCCATTTGTCAGAACATTGAAAGATAAATTTAAAGTGAAATATGTGTATGTTCGTCATTTTAAATCAGAGTGGGAAAAACAGCCTTATGTCACTTATACAACAGATTTAGATGTTTTATTAAAAGATACTACCGTAAATCTTATTGTCATTACAACGCCTATGGCATCACATTATGAATATGCTAAGTTGGCATTGGAGCATGGGAAGCATGTTTTAGTTGAAAAACCTTTTGTGAAAACAGCTAGAGAAGCTAAGGAATTATTTCAGCTAGCAAAAGAAAAAGGGTTAATATTGGAATGTTATCAAAATAGACGTTTTGATAGTGATTTTTTAACTGTTCAAAAAGTAATAGATAGTCAAAAATTAGGAGATATTTATGAAATAGATATGCATTTTGATTATTTTAGACCTGAAGTATCACAAGGAACGGAAATATTCAATGTAGAGGATAGTTTTGTGTACACGCATGCTTGTCATACATTGGATCAAGTGATTTCTTGTTTTGGAGTACCTACAAGTACGCATTTTGATGTTCGTCAACTTTTAGGTGAAGGACGTATGAATGATTATTTTGACATTGATTTATATTATCAAAATATGAAAGTATCTGTTAAATCAAGTTATTTTAGAATAAAACCAAGACCGAGTTTTGTTGTTTATGGAATGAAAGGTACATTTATAAAAGACAAAAAAGATAGGCAAGAAGAGCATTTGAAGTATTTTTATATGCCAGAGCATGATGATTTTGGAGTAGATACCTTAGAAGATTATGGTGTTTTAACGTATGTAGACGATTTGGGATGTATCCATGAAGAAAAAATTGTATCTGAGAAAGGTCATTATAAATATTTTTATGAGCATTTACACGATACGATTGTGTTGGGTAAAGAAAAACTAGTCAAAGATGAGGAAACTATATTACAAATAGAATTATTAGAAAAAGGTGTAGAGAATTTATGGTAG
- a CDS encoding S1 RNA-binding domain-containing protein: MYKIGDIIEGTVTGVQPYGIFVSLGQDEQGLIHISECTHGYIQNVQGFLTLGQTVRAMVIDVDEYTKKISLSLRALEKIPVPKQVVRKKRRRDVYTNQLGFETLRQKLPEWIDEAQELINQQTHQE, translated from the coding sequence ATGTATAAAATTGGTGACATTATAGAAGGGACAGTGACAGGGGTTCAACCTTATGGAATTTTTGTTAGTCTTGGCCAGGACGAACAAGGTTTAATTCATATTTCAGAATGTACACATGGATATATACAAAATGTACAAGGTTTTTTGACTTTGGGGCAAACGGTACGTGCCATGGTCATTGATGTTGATGAATATACAAAGAAAATTAGTTTGTCGTTACGTGCGTTAGAAAAAATTCCGGTTCCTAAGCAAGTGGTACGAAAAAAAAGACGGCGTGATGTTTATACTAATCAATTAGGATTTGAAACACTGCGTCAAAAATTACCTGAATGGATTGATGAAGCTCAGGAGTTAATCAATCAACAGACACATCAAGAATAA
- a CDS encoding DUF956 family protein encodes MVVSQNTKVDFTTKANSFHSGITAKNGSILIGDKAIEFYYEKNPNDFVQIPWQEIDKVRAQLYFNNRYIRGFFVDTKKNGSFNFVVKDAGKALKIMREYLGNDKIVKNVPFLSLKSLFKRK; translated from the coding sequence ATGGTCGTATCACAAAATACAAAAGTAGATTTTACAACAAAAGCAAATTCTTTTCACAGTGGCATTACAGCTAAAAATGGTTCCATTTTAATTGGTGATAAAGCGATTGAGTTTTATTATGAAAAAAATCCGAATGATTTTGTGCAAATTCCATGGCAAGAAATTGATAAGGTAAGAGCTCAACTGTATTTCAATAATCGTTATATTCGTGGCTTTTTTGTTGACACTAAGAAAAATGGTAGTTTTAACTTTGTTGTCAAAGATGCAGGCAAAGCATTAAAAATTATGCGTGAATATTTAGGTAATGATAAAATCGTCAAAAATGTACCGTTTCTTTCTTTAAAATCCTTATTTAAAAGAAAATAA
- the manA gene encoding mannose-6-phosphate isomerase, class I has translation MVDNKEPIFLKPVLQEKIWGGNKLETEFGMLLPSQKIGESWSISAHPNGVSTIISPKMFEGMGLDTFYQTYPDYFGGKVEERFPLLTKILDASDDLSVQVHPDDIYGLEHEGELGKTECWYVISAEEGSKIVYGHTAQTQEEFKEKIEKQEWKDLFLEIPVQAGDFFDVPHGTIHAIGKGIVILETQQNSDTTYRVYDYDRVDEQGHQRDLHIQQSLDVTRFPHQHPVLKDARHDIEDGYVHHYLSNDYFSVWKWQVDGQMSIFLDEGYYLVTVIKGAGKMRIDEREYKLSLSHSFILPFGTQEIRLTGDLELIASKPNRQVD, from the coding sequence ATGGTAGATAATAAGGAACCCATTTTTTTAAAGCCTGTGTTACAGGAAAAAATATGGGGAGGTAACAAATTAGAAACAGAATTTGGTATGCTCTTACCTAGTCAAAAAATAGGAGAATCATGGAGCATTAGTGCACATCCGAATGGTGTATCAACAATTATATCTCCAAAAATGTTTGAAGGTATGGGATTGGATACATTTTATCAAACATATCCAGATTATTTTGGTGGTAAGGTAGAGGAGCGTTTCCCTTTGCTTACAAAAATTTTAGATGCTAGTGATGATTTATCTGTTCAAGTACATCCCGATGATATTTATGGGTTAGAACATGAGGGAGAATTAGGGAAAACAGAATGCTGGTATGTGATTTCAGCAGAAGAAGGATCCAAAATCGTTTATGGGCACACAGCTCAAACACAAGAAGAGTTTAAAGAAAAAATTGAGAAACAAGAATGGAAAGATTTATTTCTTGAAATACCTGTTCAAGCTGGTGATTTTTTCGATGTGCCTCATGGTACCATTCATGCAATCGGGAAAGGTATTGTGATATTAGAAACACAACAAAATTCAGATACAACCTATCGTGTATATGACTATGATAGAGTGGATGAACAAGGTCATCAAAGGGACTTACATATTCAACAATCATTAGATGTGACACGATTTCCACATCAGCATCCAGTTTTGAAAGATGCTAGACACGATATAGAAGATGGTTATGTGCATCATTATTTGAGTAATGACTATTTTAGTGTTTGGAAATGGCAAGTAGATGGACAAATGTCTATTTTTTTAGACGAAGGCTATTATTTGGTGACTGTGATAAAAGGAGCAGGAAAAATGAGAATAGATGAGAGAGAGTATAAGCTCTCTTTATCTCATTCGTTTATTTTACCATTTGGGACACAAGAAATTAGGTTGACTGGAGATTTAGAACTAATTGCATCCAAACCAAATAGGCAAGTAGATTAA
- a CDS encoding glucose-6-phosphate isomerase, which translates to MGKHITFDYKKALSFFGEHELRYLQSAVSTANKDLREKTGAGFDFTGWVDLPETYDKEEFARIKEAAKKIQSDSDVLVVIGIGGSYLGAKAAIDFLNHSFYNLDPNRKTPQVFFAGNSISSTYLYDLIDIIGDRDFSVNVISKSGTTTEPAIAFRVFKELLIKKYGQEEAKKRIYATTDAARGALKHEADAEGYETFVIPDSVGGRFTVLTPVGLLPIAVTGADIDGLMSGAKQAMLDYQEDALETNEAYQYAAIRNILYRKGKVTELLINYEPSLQYFSEWWKQLFGESEGKDQKGIYPSSANFSTDLHSLGQYIQEGQRNLFETVIKVDKPRRSVTIPVTEEDLDGLGYLQGKEVDFVNTKAYEGTLLAHTDGGVPNLLVTIPDTSAYTLGYLMYFFEIAVAISGYLNGVNPFDQPGVEAYKKNMFALLGKPGFEDLKAELEQKL; encoded by the coding sequence ATGGGAAAACATATAACATTTGATTATAAAAAAGCACTCTCTTTCTTTGGAGAGCATGAATTACGTTATTTACAATCAGCTGTATCAACAGCAAATAAAGATTTACGTGAAAAAACAGGCGCAGGGTTTGATTTTACAGGTTGGGTGGATTTACCAGAAACATACGATAAAGAAGAATTTGCACGTATTAAAGAAGCTGCTAAAAAAATTCAATCTGATTCAGATGTTTTAGTTGTGATTGGTATTGGAGGTTCATATCTAGGTGCTAAAGCAGCCATTGATTTCTTAAATCACAGTTTTTATAATTTAGACCCGAACCGTAAAACACCACAAGTATTCTTTGCAGGAAATAGTATTAGTTCAACCTATTTATATGACTTAATTGATATTATTGGTGATAGAGATTTTTCTGTGAATGTGATTTCTAAATCTGGTACAACAACCGAACCAGCGATTGCTTTCCGTGTATTTAAAGAGTTATTGATAAAAAAATATGGACAAGAAGAAGCAAAAAAACGCATTTATGCTACAACGGATGCCGCACGTGGTGCATTGAAACATGAAGCTGATGCAGAAGGTTATGAAACATTTGTTATTCCGGATAGTGTAGGTGGACGTTTCACAGTTCTAACGCCTGTGGGATTATTACCAATAGCTGTGACAGGTGCTGATATTGACGGACTGATGTCTGGTGCTAAGCAAGCAATGTTAGATTATCAAGAGGATGCTTTAGAAACAAATGAAGCGTATCAATATGCAGCAATTCGTAATATTTTATACCGTAAAGGTAAAGTGACAGAGTTGTTAATTAACTATGAACCAAGTTTGCAATATTTCTCTGAATGGTGGAAACAATTATTTGGTGAGTCAGAAGGAAAAGACCAAAAAGGCATTTACCCATCTAGTGCAAACTTCTCAACAGATTTACATTCATTGGGACAATACATTCAAGAGGGACAACGTAACTTGTTTGAAACAGTTATTAAAGTAGATAAACCAAGACGATCTGTTACAATCCCAGTGACCGAAGAAGATTTAGATGGATTAGGTTATTTGCAAGGAAAAGAAGTAGACTTTGTGAATACAAAAGCTTATGAGGGTACATTATTGGCTCATACTGACGGAGGTGTTCCAAACCTATTGGTTACAATTCCAGATACAAGTGCTTATACATTAGGATATTTGATGTATTTCTTTGAAATTGCGGTGGCTATTTCAGGTTATTTAAATGGTGTTAATCCATTTGACCAACCAGGAGTTGAAGCATATAAGAAAA